The genomic region TTGACGCCAGCCCTGGCGGAATAAACCAGCTCGCCATCTTTTCCACCAGGACGCAAGCCAAGATCCACACGAAAAACTCGGTCTCCTTCAATAAGGGTGTCCATGATGCGGGTAATTTCTCGAGCTAAAGCGATAAAACGTTCTTTTTCATTTAAGGGAGCGTGGAAGAAGTAGATAATGTCAATGTCAGAGCTATAGTTTAGCTCTCTTGCGCCAAACTTCCCCATACCAAGGATAAAAAACTTTTCTCGGAAATCTTCAGGATAAGAAGTGCTGGTAAGCCAAAAAAGAATTGCCTTAAGGCTGGCTTCAGCGAGAGCAGTGATTGCAAAAACGGTCTTTCTAAATTCCCTGCCGGCTAAATCATGGGCCAAAATTTTAATCATTTCTCTTTGCTTAATCCTTCGCAAAAAAACAGCCAGGTCTTTCCAATCTTTCAAAGAGTCGGTTTTTTGGGCTATCTCTCTAAAGAGATTTCGGCTTCCTTTGGGCTTGGGAAGGGGGTAGCTACAAAAGAGTTCAAGTACATCTTTACGTCTTAAAAGTATGTTGGTTGCGTAAGGGGAGAATCCGAGCAGATTTTTAAGAAGAGAAAGGTTTTCATGAGGAATTCTTCCCCAGGGAAAATCAGAATGGGCCTCTTTCAGTCTTTCTAAGTTGAAAGAAGCCCATTCTGAATCGGGTGGTTCTAGGCATTTAAAATTAACCTGCACCGTAACTGTGGAGCCCGGATAACAAGAAGTTAACCCCAAAATAGGTGAAAAGAACCGAAGCAAAGCCAATGATAGAAAGGAAAGCTATCCTCGTACCGCTCCAACCTCGCATAAGCCGGGCGTGAATAGCTGCGGCATAAACAAACCAGGTGATGAGGGACCAGGTTTCTTTAGGGTCCCAGCTCCAGTAACTTCCCCAGGCCTGTTCCGCCCAAACTGCCCCGGTTATTATGCCTACCGTTAGCCAGAAAAACCCAAAAAGAATGGTCTTATAAATTAAGTCATCAAGAGATTTAAGATCCGGCAGATGAGACCAGAGCCCTTCATCAGACTTGGCTTTAGAGCGCACGAGATACATTATGCCAAGCGCACAAGCTACAGTAAAAGCGGCATAGCCCAGAAAACAAGTGATGACGTGCACGGTCAACCAGTTACTCTGTAAAGCAGGTATAAGAGGCTGAATTTCTTGATCAGTAGAAAAAGACGCATAAGCCATGCTCAAAAAGGCAAAGGGCATTACAAAGGCACCCATTGCCCGATTTTTAAACTTAAATTCCATAAATAAATAAACTGCTACGATTGACCAGCCGAAAAATATAAGAGACTCATATAAATTAGTGAGGGGGATACGACCATAGCCCAGTTGATGAGATTCCCACCAGCGAAAAAAGAAACCGGCGGTATGAAGAAGAAGACCAGAGATAGCTGTGGCTGTTCCAGCTATACCAAATTTTTGCCAGTGGAAAATCCAGTTAAAAAGATAAAAGATAGCCGCCGCCAAATAAAGAAAAGTAGCAATACTTAAAAGGAGGGAGCTGGTCATAAATCACCTCACTATACAATTATTTAAATTAGAATTAATCTAAAAATTAAAAGGTGGCAAGTATGGCTTTTAAAATTCTTATTGTCAACGACGAGCCGGTTCAGAGATTTCGTCTGACTTCTATGCTAAAAAAGGCGGGCTATCTCGTAGAACAGGCTGAAGATGGCCTGGAAGCTATTGACTTGCTATCTTCTGGCCTAAAGCCTGATTTAATTATTACCGATCTTTACATGCCACGCATTGATGGTTGGGGCCTTTGTCGGTTTTTATGGGAAAACAACTACAATTTGCCGGTACTAATAATTTCTTCATATTTTGCTTCTGAAGAAATAGAAGGAATTATAAAAGCTCTAGGAGTTGAAGGATTTTTATCTTATCCTTGCTCCACCAAAGAGCTTCTTAAAAAGATAAAAGAAGTTTTTAGCTCTCCTAAAAAGGAAAAATATTATAATGTCTTTTTACTCGCCTACGATCCAAAAGAAAAAAAACGGTGGGAAGATATACTTACTAGAGCTGGATTTAAAGTAACCTCTCCTGTAAGTTTAAATGACGCTATTGAAAACTTGAAAAAAAATAACTTCGAGGCCTCTTTTATCTCCTCAAAACTTGCGCCTGATGAAGTTTTTTTTATAAAACAAATGGCCCCAGCTCTTCCTATCATTATTTTCCCTTCTAAAAATGCAGAACCTTTAGACCCGTTTTCTTACATCATAAAAGGGGCTCGTTATGTGTTACCCCAGAACGCGGGGCCAGAATATGTTCGCTTTATGGTTGAAAGAGAAATTAAAGAAAAAGCCCTGCTTTTGGGACAAAAACTCTTACGCCAAAAAACTAAAGAGTTGGAAAACATTAGTGCCGAATTAACTCGCATACAGAATGTTCTTCAACTTATAGTTGAGCAGGCTACTGATGTGGGCTTAGTGATCACCAATGAAAAAATGGAACCCTTTTTTACTAATCCTAAAGCTGAAGAATTCTTTTTATTGTCCAAAAATAAAGATTTTTATTCTTTTCTCGAATTTTTATTAGGTAAAGTTGATATTGCTGAAATTACAGCAGTGATAGAGAAAGAAGGGCTTTTTCAGTGTGAAGTCAAGCTTCCAGATGAAGAAACAATTTTATCTCTAAAAGTTAGGGCTTTTTTTGATAAGGAAAAAGATAAAATCCTAGGCTATGTCTTTATGATTGAAGACTTAACGCAGGAAAGAAAATTTCAAGAACGATTAATTCAAATGCAAAAAATGGAAGCGATAGCCACTTTAGCCGCAGGAATAGCGCATGATTTTAATAACATTTTGGCCGCTATTAGGCTTAAAGCAGAGCTAATAACTGAATATTTAAGTTTTCCACATATAAAGAATGTAAACGACATTTTGGCTCTTTGTGATCGTGCAGCTCAAATAGTTAGCCAGATGATAACTTTTGCCAGACCAGAAGAAAAAGAGCCTTCAGAAGTTTCAGACCTCAATCAACAGTTAAAAGAGGCTCTTTATTTTATCCAGGAATCCATTCCCAAGGGAATAAAAATAAAAATCAATTTGAACGAAACAGCCCTTTTTGTGCCTTTATCTAAGGCCCAACTAACACAAATTATCATGAATCTATGTCTTAATGCCATCCAAGCTATGGAAAAAGAAGGAACTCTTTCTTTAAAAACTTTTAAAGTCAGCTTAGAAGAAGCCCCTGAAGGGTATATTCCAGGAGGTAAAAAACACATAAAGGGCCGCTTTGCCTGTTTAGAAGTAGAAGATACCGGCACAGGCATCCCGCCAGAATATCTTAGGCGAATTTTTGATCCATATTTTTCCACCAAAAATTCTCATTCTGGTACCGGTCTGGGTTTAGCTGTAACTCTGAGAATTGTAGAAAATGTTAAAGGTTTTATCCTGGTTCGCACTAAAAACAAAGAAGGCTCTCTGTTTAGAATTTATTTACCAGAAGTTTCTCCACCTAAAGACCTTAAAAAAGAACTGAAAAGAGATCTAGCCACCATGTTTCCCGCACCTAAAATAATGATTGTCGAGGACGAAAAAGGCATCGCGGATGCAGTAGCGAAATATCTCTTAGAAAAAGGCTATCAAGTAGAATGCTGTTTTTCTGGAGAAGAAGCCTGGTCCAGAATTAAAGGTGGACTGACTCCTGATGTTATCCTATTAGATTTAAATTTACCTGGACTGTCAGGAAAGGATGTTATAAAAAAGATCAGAAAAACAGGAAAAAATATCCACATAATAGTAACTACTGGTTATATAGATGAAAAAAGTCGAGAATTTTTAGAAACTATGGGTGTTGATGCTATTTTATATAAACCTTTTCGTTTAGAAGAAATTCCCCGCAACTTAACTTCGATTATGAAAAATTAAAGGAGTGCTATATGAATTTAGAAGATTTAATTCTTAAATGTAGAAGTTACCGCCGTTTTGATGAAAATTATTCCATAAAAAAAGAAGAGCTTCTTTATTTTATAAAGCTAGCCAGGTTAGCCGCCTCAGCTGGTAATTTACAGCCCCTTAAATACATTTTATCTTGCGAAAAAGATGTGAACCAAAAAATATTTTCCTGTCTTAGATGGGCAGCTTATTTAAAAGACTGGCCTGGCCCGGCCAAAGGAGAACGCCCAACGGCTTATATAGTGGTTTTGGGAGACAAAGATATTGCTCAAGTATTTGGGGTAGATGCCGGGTTGGCTACGCAAAATATACTCCTGGGAGCAGTAGAAAAGGGCCTAGGGGGATGCATTATCGCCTCTCTTGATCGCGAAACTTTAAGAGAGAATCTAAACATCCCCCCTCGCTTTGAAATGCTACATGTAATAGCTTTAGGTAAAC from Thermodesulfatator indicus DSM 15286 harbors:
- the ccsB gene encoding c-type cytochrome biogenesis protein CcsB, whose amino-acid sequence is MTSSLLLSIATFLYLAAAIFYLFNWIFHWQKFGIAGTATAISGLLLHTAGFFFRWWESHQLGYGRIPLTNLYESLIFFGWSIVAVYLFMEFKFKNRAMGAFVMPFAFLSMAYASFSTDQEIQPLIPALQSNWLTVHVITCFLGYAAFTVACALGIMYLVRSKAKSDEGLWSHLPDLKSLDDLIYKTILFGFFWLTVGIITGAVWAEQAWGSYWSWDPKETWSLITWFVYAAAIHARLMRGWSGTRIAFLSIIGFASVLFTYFGVNFLLSGLHSYGAG
- a CDS encoding nitroreductase family protein; protein product: MNLEDLILKCRSYRRFDENYSIKKEELLYFIKLARLAASAGNLQPLKYILSCEKDVNQKIFSCLRWAAYLKDWPGPAKGERPTAYIVVLGDKDIAQVFGVDAGLATQNILLGAVEKGLGGCIIASLDRETLRENLNIPPRFEMLHVIALGKPAEKVVIEDIPPGGDIKYFRDDEDIHHVPKRPLEELILDIYC
- a CDS encoding response regulator produces the protein MAFKILIVNDEPVQRFRLTSMLKKAGYLVEQAEDGLEAIDLLSSGLKPDLIITDLYMPRIDGWGLCRFLWENNYNLPVLIISSYFASEEIEGIIKALGVEGFLSYPCSTKELLKKIKEVFSSPKKEKYYNVFLLAYDPKEKKRWEDILTRAGFKVTSPVSLNDAIENLKKNNFEASFISSKLAPDEVFFIKQMAPALPIIIFPSKNAEPLDPFSYIIKGARYVLPQNAGPEYVRFMVEREIKEKALLLGQKLLRQKTKELENISAELTRIQNVLQLIVEQATDVGLVITNEKMEPFFTNPKAEEFFLLSKNKDFYSFLEFLLGKVDIAEITAVIEKEGLFQCEVKLPDEETILSLKVRAFFDKEKDKILGYVFMIEDLTQERKFQERLIQMQKMEAIATLAAGIAHDFNNILAAIRLKAELITEYLSFPHIKNVNDILALCDRAAQIVSQMITFARPEEKEPSEVSDLNQQLKEALYFIQESIPKGIKIKINLNETALFVPLSKAQLTQIIMNLCLNAIQAMEKEGTLSLKTFKVSLEEAPEGYIPGGKKHIKGRFACLEVEDTGTGIPPEYLRRIFDPYFSTKNSHSGTGLGLAVTLRIVENVKGFILVRTKNKEGSLFRIYLPEVSPPKDLKKELKRDLATMFPAPKIMIVEDEKGIADAVAKYLLEKGYQVECCFSGEEAWSRIKGGLTPDVILLDLNLPGLSGKDVIKKIRKTGKNIHIIVTTGYIDEKSREFLETMGVDAILYKPFRLEEIPRNLTSIMKN